A segment of the Bactrocera neohumeralis isolate Rockhampton chromosome 3, APGP_CSIRO_Bneo_wtdbg2-racon-allhic-juicebox.fasta_v2, whole genome shotgun sequence genome:
GAACATATGTAACAATCCGGCGAATTCAACAGCTGACCAAGAGGAATGCCCAATCATATTAAATGTAAATCAGCTGATTAGAAATTAatcaaaagtttatttattaattaatccATAAACATTTCTTAAGATATAATCAGGGTTtggattaaaaatgtttaatttttttattttaatttttaaaaagattggtactaaaattatatttttttcttgatacggtatttgtgagaaaaattaaaaataaatccttcATTTAggattaaacatttaaaaataatttttcatgaaCGGTTTCGCGAAATAATGCACTAAAAAAATTGATTCCTGATTCATTATTTCTTCGACGCAAGATCTTCAAACTAAATCTTCTGGCATCTCTTTGGCACATGCTATTGTGAAGTTGGAATTCTGTACTCGTTAGAAGAAgcagaaaaatatcaaatttgcacaaaatatattttaattgtgcGTAAAGTTAACATAAATGTAAGTTgagtatgaaattattttttataagagcattttgttttaaattaatttattaggtTAAGTATAGTAATGTTCAATTCTAGTAATTAGCAGTAGTTAATGTAGCTGTTTGTATTATATGCTTTCAATGACCTTGAAAAGAAGTTGTACGCTATACCGGTTGAAGTTGTGATAATCtacagctgtttttgttgttttaacatttcatgccgtttttttatttaaattttttttgtgatattaaATTATCTAGGGGAACTTTCCACTCAGATGTTTTGACATTAATGTTTATGGAAGGTGTTGTGAAATTCATCGAATTCATTGATCTATGCTTGTActaatatttaatatcaaaatttgcaacaaaatatgTTCGTATGCAAGTGCACGTAAagtagtatatataaatttttattgtgttaCTCGGAAGGGGTCACTTCAAAAACCCATATCATTAGTTGGCATACTATATCAGTGAGCGCAGCGCTCCTTAtctcaaaacaacaaaacccaATAGCAAAGAAAGTAGCAATAAAATGCTACGTGTGCGTTATTATCTTACCAATTGGTGTAGATTACTTTGCTATTTAATAAACTTACTCGAGTAAATTCATTCAGTTTTAACTTTATTCTCTAACAGCTTACAGCTTTCTACTCCgctttaatatataataaattataatggcTTTGCGTTGGGGTATTGCATCTGCTGGTAAAATTAGCCACGATTTTGCCGTTGGTTTGAGCACACTGCCAGCGAGTGATCACAAACTTGTCGCCATAGCGGCACGTCAAAAGGATCGTGCGGAAGAATTCGCCAAGACACATGACATCCCAAATGCATTTGGTAGTTACAAGGAATTGGCTCAATTTGCTGATGTTGGTGagtaaaaaaattgctttggaATTGCTGCCgtgaaacaaaatataaaattagtgaAGTGAATTGttgcaagaaatatttttaatactttataagtgcatattattttcatacttcgaacaaatttaagttaatttttccatacacttgAAATATTGTTTGATTAGTACTTGTTCATTAAAATTCAACGCATACTCAACTTAAAATGGCGTAATTAGCACCTCTTAAGTTTACAGTGTAGATTTTTGCTAGGagatagttaaaaaaaaaagaaaaaacttttggTGATTTAGGCCTACCAAAGTTCGATTTTCGATCAGATCAAGAAACCGGTAGGTTATTACAACGTATACGAAACTACAAACAATTCGTTAGTGATCGGATAATTTTTCCGTGAGTAACATTGcagtaaattcaaaaaaatgttgttcgagaaaaaaatttaaaaattaaaataaaattgtaaagtgCTGTTTTTAAAGCTACTCtacttatgaaaaaaatacaaacatattttagtaGAAATTCCACACTAGGCATATATGCCCCTTAAGGAAGTTTAAGCTTCATATACAAATAATgtgataatttgaaaaaataatattgaatataaatcaaaagaagTTTGTCAATACTCGAACTCACGACTCAGCTAAGTGTTCgattactaatatttttgaattcatcCACAGATGTTGTCTATGTTGGTGCCTTGAATCCACAGCACTTGGAAATTGCTTCGCTCTTTCTCGAACATGGCAAACATGTTTTGTGCGAGAAACCGTTATGCATGAATTACAAGCAAGCCAAGCAACTGACTGATCTTGCCAAAAGCAAAAAGCTTTTCCTTATGGAAGCAATCTGGTCGCGTTTCTTCCCTGCCTATCAGTACACACGCCAGCAAATCAAAAACGGCGCCTTGGGTGAAATTAAAGAAGTGGAAGTTGCATTCGGCTTCGACTTGAGTGGTGTTGATCGTTTAACGTAAGTgttattatatgaaatattgaaataatgcattgttttattttacaattgcGCTTTCTTTTTGTAGTAAGAAAGATTTGGGTGGTGGCGTCGTGCTGGATTTGGGTGTTTATACCATTCAAGCATCACAATGGGGCTTCCAAGAAGCACCAGAAAAGGTCATTGCCAAGGGAGAACTCAACGAAGATGGCGTGGATAAATATGTTGAAGCCGAATTACAATATTCGGGTGGACGCGTTGGCAAACTGACGTTCGGCGCCAAGGAAGAGCTGGCGAACAGAGCGATCTTCAAGGGCACCAAAGGCCAAATTACGgtaaattattgtttgaatttaaatttttacagtttttaacATTTACTTTTAACTTACATAACAGATCCACAACTTCTGGTCTCCCACAAAAATTGTTGACGTCGATGGTCAAGAAAAGGAATGGCCACTACCAAAGGCTAAACTTACTACAAATTATAGAAATTCTGAAGGTTTGAGCTATGAAGCCGAGGCCACACGTAAAACCATTCTAAGCGGTAAAACCGAAAACGAGTTTGTTACACATAACGACAGTttgattattgccaaagtacaggATGACATCAGACGTCAAATCGGTGTAGTCTTCCCCGAAGATCAATAATGACGTAAATGAATttgttttatacttatgtatatacatttttatataagcaATGTCTTtgagacaaaagaaaaaaaatgtaaagtgaTTTAATTAGTTTACCGTTTTTGCACGTAATAAACAAAGATGCTTGGCATTCAATTACCTGCTGCTAAAAACAGTTCAAATGATAACCT
Coding sequences within it:
- the LOC126754113 gene encoding trans-1,2-dihydrobenzene-1,2-diol dehydrogenase-like, whose protein sequence is MALRWGIASAGKISHDFAVGLSTLPASDHKLVAIAARQKDRAEEFAKTHDIPNAFGSYKELAQFADVDVVYVGALNPQHLEIASLFLEHGKHVLCEKPLCMNYKQAKQLTDLAKSKKLFLMEAIWSRFFPAYQYTRQQIKNGALGEIKEVEVAFGFDLSGVDRLTKKDLGGGVVLDLGVYTIQASQWGFQEAPEKVIAKGELNEDGVDKYVEAELQYSGGRVGKLTFGAKEELANRAIFKGTKGQITIHNFWSPTKIVDVDGQEKEWPLPKAKLTTNYRNSEGLSYEAEATRKTILSGKTENEFVTHNDSLIIAKVQDDIRRQIGVVFPEDQ